From the genome of Drosophila melanogaster chromosome 2L, one region includes:
- the TBC1D23 gene encoding TBC1 domain family member 23: MEENMWIIELESALLDDCTVNDIYGICQGKALPEALRPDVWQVCLDVRHKSDQMSLFNEIYDLPFQSQLREDCQRHVDRMGNDEEDKVSVVSDLESIITFYCKNRNLQYEPDNGWIELLLPLFALKLNRSDTFNLFESIRDTYIPKGCRPKGNVFHVFRLLLLYHDPELCTLLDTKKITPDLYSLTWFQSLFASCSSLSVIIAMWDLYFQNADPFMVFFLALIILINGREQILQMRSSSKEEIIKFLSLMPCALEFDDVPDFCSLAQYYALKTPTSFKTDYLKALYGKQNDTPRSQEEANKVSQALCLPVSVYELVENSATEFPVPDAVRFFLVDCRPAEQYNAGHLSTAFHLDCNLMLQEPVAFATAVQGLLTAQRQAIEANSNAGGEHLCFMGSGRVEEDQYTHMVVASFLQKNTHYVSLLTGGYASIHDYFGDQMADCLEDHNARKCLVCQQHNAQQTKSAPLKTSTPSSTDLFSKFSAAMKSKSAEVKGKLLDIIVNPSANGGATASGTNGVPSAPVQERHVSAKERNGKRYRNVAPVFSIDDENEDALDGAGERDDAPLTSDGKEIVNLNQYFKTADIINAFKCQEVHMSGYMYDSHLIITPGQLVVLRELGRGQAQIMVRRPLASIVKITAKKRHRDLITFKYGFPDGDGLLITDMDRFLIPNAAEVTALISRLIVQVLDDAK; encoded by the exons ATGGAGGAGAATATGtg GATCATTGAGCTGGAGTCGGCACTGCTGGACGACTGCACTGTCAACGACATCTACGGCATATGCCAGGGCAAGGCTCTGCCGGAGGCACTGCGTCCGGACGTGTGGCAAGTGTGCCTGGATGTGCGCCACAAATCGGATCAAATGTCGCTCTTCAACGAGATCTACGACCTGCCCTTCCAAAGCCAACTGCGCGAGGATTGCCAGCGGCACGTCGATCGCATGGGCAACGATGAGGAGGACAAGGTCTCGGTGGTATCCGACCTCGAGTCCATCATCACCTTCTACTGCAAGAACAGAAACCTTCAGTATGAGCCGGACAACGGATGGATTGAATTGCTGCTCCCGCTGTTCGCCCTGAAGCTGAATCGCTCCGACACATTCAACCTGTTCGAGTCCATACGAGACACGTACATACCCAAGGGTTGCCGGCCCAAGGGCAATGTCTTTCATGTCTTCCGACTGCTCCTGCTTTACCACGATCCGGAGCTGTGCACGCTGCTGGACACCAAGAAGATCACGCCCGACTTGTACTCGCTGACCTGGTTCCAGTCGCTTTTCGCCTCCTGCAGCAGCCTGTCAGTGATCATTGCCATGTGGGACCTGTACTTTCAGAACGCCGATCCCTTCATGGTCTTCTTCCTGGCGCTAATAATCTTGATCAACGGCAGGGAGCAGATCCTGCAGATGAGGAGCTCGTCCAAGGAGGAGATCATCAAGTTCCTGAGCCTTATGCCGTGCGCCCTGGAGTTCGACGACGTCCCCGACTTTTGCTCCCTGGCCCAGTACTACGCGCTCAAGACACCAACTTCCTTCAAGACGGACTATCTGAAGGCGCTGTACGGCAAGCAGAATGATACACCGCGCAGCCAGGAGGAGGCAAACAAGGTATCACAGGCCCTGTGCCTGCCCGTCTCCGTTTACGAGCTGGTAGAGAACTCGGCCACAGAGTTTCCTGTGCCGGATGCAGTGCGTTTCTTTCTCGTTGACTGCCGCCCGGCCGAGCAATACAACGCCGGCCACCTGTCCACGGCATTCCATCTGGACTGCAACCTCATGCTCCAGGAACCTGTCGCCTTTGCCACCGCCGTCCAGGGCCTCCTGACCGCCCAGCGGCAGGCCATCGAGGCCAACTCGAACGCCGGCGGCGAGCATCTGTGCTTCATGGGCAGCGGTCGCGTCGAAGAGGACCAGTACACACACATGGTGGTGGCCTCGTTCCTGCAGAAGAACACCCACTACGTGTCGCTGCTGACCGGTGGCTACGCCTCCATCCACGACTACTTCGGCGATCAAATGGCCGATTGCCTGGAGGATCACAATGCGCGCAAGTGCCTCGTCTGCCAGCAGCACAACGCGCAGCAG ACTAAATCAGCGCCGCTTAAGACTTCGACGCCATCCTCTACAGACCTATTCAGCAAGTTCTCCGCCGCCATGAAGTCAAAGTCTGCCGAGGTCAAGGGCAAACTACTAGACATTATCGTGAATCCCAGTGCAAATGGCGGAGCCACGGCTAGCGGCACCAATGGTGTGCCATCGGCGCCGGTGCAAGAGCGCCATGTTAGTGCAAAGGAGCGGAACGGCAAGCGCTACCGCAATGTGGCACCTGTGTTCAGCATCGACGATGAGAACGAGGATGCCTTGGACGGGGCGGGGGAGCGGGATGACGCACCGCTGACCAGCGACGGCAAGGAGATCGTGAATCTGAACCAGTACTTCAAGACGGCGGACATCATCAACGCCTTCAAGTGCCAGGAGGTGCACATGAGCGGCTACATGTACGACAGTCATTTGATCATCACGCCCGGGCAACTGGTGGTGCTGCGGGAACTGGGACGCGGCCAGGCGCAGATAATGGTGCGTCGCCCGCTGGCGAGCATCGTGAAGATCACGGCCAAGAAGCGACACCGCGACCTCATCACGTTCAAGTACGGATTCCCCGATGGCGATGGTCTGCTCATAACCGACATGGACCGCTTCCTCATACCAAATGCGGCCGAAGTTACGGCACTGATTTCAAGGCTCATCGTGCAGGTGCTTGACGACGCCAAGTAG
- the Iris gene encoding iris encodes MKAISLVFILAPSLIALSHGSPVDREAIGGPMAMRGFNNSLGTFVEYSGQASLASRDWKLCASFNLESLYTAIRAFNGVYKALVDVCDIQRNLCPEILDITKFADSILHDGLIDLEKALDFRAGRLSLGDDDVSIELGMGTSCIDSSINVINVILQEPFHEAYEPENLIMMKPYLYLMGSRLKSAQNAITEAIISAHHGKLSPLVLSMKQLQAKMPPILGDLDGRYTIRNIYLLASVVPRQRGNHVEFQITVPLLDAEKFNIYRLTPIPRLNNGVIQLVDTETPYLGINDHMDRYFPLQSLDDCIKLGEERFICRRNRIIYGTGDDSFACSLAAIRNQSSEVCTLRQVKEKSLWTEMVAPNSWMVALTNELTLIGVCSGERQELQLNGSGILSIQSDCAVRSPAVALRGEVRERVPSKAGYATLQKEPKSSQESVTLESFNQLLAIVGKLELNQKKLEAVRDYPMVVVVVVAVCAAILLVALLVSATWLYRTHRSKQLAQAQNLVNEVNGLQDPQNRTTTCNLPLLEKHEI; translated from the coding sequence ATGAAAGCGATTAGTTTGGTATTCATCCTCGCCCCCTCGCTGATAGCGCTCTCCCATGGAAGCCCAGTTGATCGGGAGGCGATCGGAGGTCCGATGGCGATGCGGGGATTCAACAACAGTCTGGGCACCTTCGTGGAGTACAGCGGTCAGGCATCGCTAGCCTCCAGAGATTGGAAGTTATGTGCCAGCTTCAACTTGGAGTCGCTTTATACGGCAATACGTGCGTTCAATGGTGTCTACAAGGCTTTGGTCGATGTGTGCGATATCCAAAGGAATCTTTGTCCAGAAATTCTGGACATTACCAAGTTTGCGGATAGTATTCTTCACGATGGACTAATTGACTTGGAGAAAGCGTTGGACTTTAGGGCCGGACGACTTTCTTTGGGAGATGACGACGTGTCCATCGAGCTTGGGATGGGAACATCCTGCATTGACAGCTCCATTAATGTTATAAATGTGATACTTCAAGAACCCTTTCACGAGGCTTATGAACCTGAAAACCTGATTATGATGAAGCCGTATCTATACCTTATGGGCAGCAGACTAAAAAGTGCCCAGAATGCCATAACTGAAGCCATAATCTCTGCCCACCACGGAAAGCTTAGTCCTCTTGTCCTTTCAATGAAACAGCTGCAAGCGAAGATGCCGCCAATTCTGGGAGATCTGGATGGCCGATATACAATCCGGAATATTTACCTTCTCGCCTCCGTAGTTCCTCGGCAGCGGGGCAACCACGTGGAGTTCCAAATCACAGTGCCCTTGCTCGATGCGGAGAAGTTTAATATCTACCGATTGACGCCCATTCCACGGTTAAACAATGGCGTAATCCAACTGGTGGACACCGAAACACCTTATCTGGGCATCAACGATCATATGGACAGGTATTTTCCGCTTCAGAGCTTGGACGACTGCATCAAGTTGGGCGAAGAAAGGTTCATCTGCAGGCGCAACCGCATTATCTACGGGACTGGGGATGACAGTTTTGCCTGCTCCCTGGCGGCCATACGGAACCAGTCTTCCGAAGTCTGCACCTTGCGTCAAGTGAAGGAGAAGAGTCTGTGGACAGAGATGGTGGCACCAAACTCCTGGATGGTGGCCCTTACCAATGAGCTAACTTTAATAGGAGTGTGCTCCGGTGAGAGGCAGGAGCTCCAATTGAATGGCAGTGGAATCCTGAGCATTCAAAGCGACTGTGCCGTGCGCAGTCCAGCTGTCGCCCTCCGTGGAGAAGTCCGGGAAAGAGTTCCTTCGAAAGCAGGTTACGCAACGCTGCAGAAGGAACCAAAATCTTCCCAGGAATCCGTGACCTTGGAATCATTTAATCAACTCCTGGCGATCGTGGGCAAACTGGAGCTGAATCAGAAAAAGCTGGAAGCAGTCCGAGATTACCCAATGGTAGTCGTAGTAGTAGTAGCTGTGTGCGCAGCCATATTGCTGGTCGCCTTACTTGTTTCGGCGACCTGGTTATATCGCACCCATCGGAGCAAACAACTTGCGCAGGCTCAAAATCTTGTCAACGAAGTCAATGGTCTCCAGGATCCACAGAATCGCACCACAACCTGCAATCTTCCGCTGCTGGAAAAACatgaaatctaa